The Paenibacillus macerans genome includes a window with the following:
- the aroF gene encoding 3-deoxy-7-phosphoheptulonate synthase, translating into MIVITSKQTPEERIQEIVAVIEKEGLQAHVSRGKDHTVIGLIGTIEPKLAEHLRQMKDVENVIKISKSYKLASRDFHPENTVIRIGDVTIGGGELVVMGGPCAVESPEQIDEIARLVKAAGGQVLRGGAFKPRTGPYSFQGIGVEGLVMMAEAGKKHGLLTITEVMTPEYVDVCAEYADILQVGTRNMQNFDLLRKLGTCNKPVLLKRGFSATYDEFLNAAEYILAGGNPNVMLCERGIRTFETYTRNTLDLSAIPVLQSLSHLPVISDPSHGTGRRELVEPMTKASVAAGADGLIIEMHTDPDNSMTGDGVQSLFPDQFAALLQDLEKLAPLVGKRFDTPKAALQL; encoded by the coding sequence ATGATCGTAATTACCTCGAAACAGACGCCGGAAGAGCGTATCCAGGAAATTGTCGCCGTGATTGAAAAGGAAGGGCTGCAGGCCCATGTATCGCGCGGAAAGGACCATACGGTGATCGGCCTGATCGGGACGATTGAACCGAAGCTGGCCGAGCATCTCCGTCAGATGAAGGATGTTGAAAATGTCATTAAAATTTCAAAATCATACAAATTGGCGAGCCGCGATTTCCATCCGGAAAACACGGTCATCCGCATCGGCGACGTAACCATCGGCGGTGGGGAGCTGGTCGTGATGGGCGGTCCTTGCGCGGTGGAATCTCCCGAGCAGATCGACGAAATCGCCCGGCTCGTCAAAGCGGCCGGCGGCCAGGTGCTGCGCGGGGGCGCATTTAAGCCGCGTACGGGCCCGTACAGCTTCCAGGGCATCGGCGTGGAAGGCCTCGTCATGATGGCCGAGGCGGGCAAAAAACACGGCCTGCTGACGATCACGGAGGTCATGACGCCGGAATACGTCGACGTCTGCGCGGAATACGCCGATATTTTGCAGGTGGGGACGCGCAATATGCAAAACTTTGACCTGCTGCGCAAGCTCGGCACATGCAACAAGCCGGTGCTGCTGAAGCGCGGGTTCAGCGCGACCTATGACGAGTTCCTGAACGCGGCCGAGTACATCCTTGCCGGCGGCAACCCGAACGTTATGTTGTGCGAGCGCGGCATCCGTACATTTGAAACGTATACGCGCAATACGCTCGATTTGTCGGCGATTCCGGTGCTGCAAAGCCTTAGCCACCTGCCGGTTATCTCCGATCCGAGCCATGGGACGGGGCGGCGCGAGCTGGTCGAGCCGATGACCAAAGCTTCCGTGGCGGCCGGAGCGGACGGCCTGATTATCGAGATGCACACCGATCCCGACAATTCGATGACGGGCGACGGCGTTCAGTCGTTGTTCCCCGACCAGTTTGCGGCCCTGCTGCAAGATTTGGAGAAGCTGGCTCCGCTTGTCGGCAAACGGTTTGATACCCCGAAGGCTGCGCTTCAGCTGTAA
- a CDS encoding CAP domain-containing protein codes for MKSNRMKRLVSGGITALVAAALIVPATASAASASDTTTYRTNTTYKTYTVNVDNSSDNSWTSYYTIPWYLFFGSQPVTGYPNSGSNAGKTQTGTPQGNTQSGNKQSGNTQSGTGQKGTTGNSGSSAQQGAGTTADKSQFATQVIKLVNQERAKQGLKALTGDSALNNMALAKAKDMSQNNYFSHTSPTYGSPFDMMTKFGIKYSYAGENIAMGQKTPQEVVNAWMNSEGHRANILNANYNLIGVGYYNGYWAQEFVGR; via the coding sequence ATGAAATCGAATAGAATGAAGCGGTTGGTATCCGGCGGCATTACGGCGCTCGTAGCCGCAGCTCTGATCGTTCCGGCTACGGCTTCGGCGGCATCGGCATCGGATACGACGACTTACCGGACTAATACGACTTATAAAACTTATACAGTGAATGTGGATAATTCCTCTGATAATTCTTGGACAAGCTATTATACGATTCCTTGGTATTTATTTTTTGGTTCCCAGCCGGTAACAGGTTATCCAAACAGCGGATCGAACGCAGGAAAAACGCAAACCGGAACTCCCCAGGGCAATACGCAATCCGGAAATAAGCAATCCGGAAATACACAAAGCGGAACCGGTCAAAAAGGAACTACCGGTAACTCCGGTTCTTCGGCTCAGCAGGGCGCAGGAACGACGGCGGACAAATCGCAGTTTGCTACCCAGGTTATCAAATTGGTAAACCAGGAGCGGGCGAAACAGGGCCTTAAGGCGCTCACCGGCGACTCCGCGCTGAACAACATGGCTTTGGCCAAGGCGAAGGATATGAGCCAAAACAACTACTTCAGCCACACCTCGCCAACTTACGGCTCGCCATTTGACATGATGACGAAGTTTGGCATCAAGTACAGCTATGCCGGCGAGAACATCGCTATGGGGCAAAAAACGCCGCAAGAGGTCGTCAACGCCTGGATGAACAGCGAAGGCCACCGCGCCAACATTTTGAACGCCAACTACAACCTGATCGGGGTCGGATACTACAACGGCTACTGGGCACAGGAATTTGTGGGCAGATAA
- a CDS encoding 4-hydroxy-3-methylbut-2-enyl diphosphate reductase — translation MEVIKISPRGYCYGVVDAMVLARQAAKNLDLPRPIYILGMIVHNSHVTQSFEDEGIITLDGPNRMEILEQVESGTVIFTAHGVSPEVRKLARDKGLTTVDATCPDVTKTHVLIEEKVADGYEVIYIGKKGHPEPEGAVGVAPEHVHLIEKEEEIEGLQVAADKIVITNQTTMSQWDIKHIMKKLLEKFPGAEVHNEICLATQVRQEAVAEQAGQADLVIVVGDPRSNNSNRLAQVSEEIAGVKAYRIADVTEIKREWLQGVRKVAVTAGASTPTPITKEVIHYLEQYDPENPATWDIVRTVNMKKLLPPVKAAARSREE, via the coding sequence ATGGAAGTGATCAAAATTTCGCCGCGCGGCTACTGTTACGGCGTTGTCGATGCAATGGTGCTGGCCAGACAGGCGGCTAAAAATCTGGATCTGCCGCGGCCGATTTATATATTGGGCATGATTGTGCACAACAGCCATGTCACGCAGTCGTTTGAAGACGAAGGCATTATTACGCTGGATGGGCCTAATCGGATGGAGATTCTCGAGCAAGTGGAGAGTGGGACGGTTATTTTTACCGCCCACGGGGTGTCCCCGGAGGTCCGGAAATTAGCCCGGGACAAAGGGCTTACGACCGTTGACGCCACCTGTCCGGATGTGACGAAAACGCATGTGCTGATCGAGGAAAAAGTGGCGGACGGATACGAGGTTATCTACATCGGCAAAAAAGGCCATCCCGAGCCGGAAGGCGCGGTCGGCGTAGCTCCGGAGCATGTCCATCTGATTGAGAAAGAGGAAGAGATCGAAGGTTTGCAGGTCGCTGCGGACAAGATCGTCATTACGAATCAGACGACGATGAGCCAGTGGGATATCAAGCATATCATGAAAAAGCTGCTGGAGAAGTTCCCGGGAGCGGAAGTGCACAACGAGATCTGCCTGGCGACGCAGGTGCGCCAGGAAGCTGTCGCCGAACAGGCGGGGCAGGCGGACCTGGTCATCGTCGTCGGCGATCCGCGCAGCAACAACTCCAACCGGCTCGCGCAAGTGTCCGAGGAGATCGCCGGGGTGAAGGCGTACCGGATCGCCGATGTCACGGAGATCAAGCGGGAGTGGCTGCAAGGTGTCCGGAAGGTAGCGGTCACGGCGGGCGCTTCGACGCCTACGCCGATTACGAAGGAAGTCATTCATTATTTGGAGCAATATGATCCGGAAAATCCGGCTACCTGGGACATCGTCCGTACGGTGAACATGAAAAAGCTGCTGCCTCCGGTAAAAGCCGCCGCCCGCAGCAGGGAGGAATAG
- a CDS encoding sensor histidine kinase, producing MSIRLRLTAWYTGILAVTLILFSASIYGLVYYNTYQEVKNRVIEQADQILKTQNITVTQGWDMQLDPDQIIRLEDARIFWQLNNYVIGTYRTSPGLRERKISFPIPEMKDIQNGKFQPITINGNSYMLYERALGLNDHTIVGLLQLAADTNAEDRLMKQMRTVILFGSLFTIVIASSLGLFLARKSMAPIGKVIEAANGIQTGNDLSVRIDYDGPNDEIGRLIGTVNRMLERTEGFYKELEEAYSAQRRFVSDASHELRTPLTTIRGNVDLLKKMWSQEAEKHDPAEEERIRSYSVEAVSDISAESERMSRLVNDMLSLARADAGQTVAKEPLMLQPVVEEVVRRAQFLPRKAEWITGNLDALAGAVVAGSKDYLQQMLFIFIENAFKYTEKGSVTIDALRSGDQIGIRIADTGIGMDRSEVPHIFERFYRADPSRGVIQGTGLGLSIAKWIIDEHGGSVEVMTKLGQGTTFVIWLPASFNGLLE from the coding sequence ATGTCGATCCGGCTGCGGCTGACCGCATGGTATACCGGCATATTGGCCGTGACGCTTATTTTGTTTAGCGCTTCGATATACGGGCTGGTTTATTATAATACGTATCAGGAAGTAAAAAATAGGGTCATCGAGCAGGCGGACCAGATACTTAAAACACAAAACATTACGGTCACGCAGGGATGGGATATGCAGCTCGACCCCGATCAAATCATCCGGCTGGAGGATGCCCGGATATTTTGGCAGCTTAACAATTATGTCATTGGAACATACCGCACCTCTCCCGGCTTGAGAGAACGAAAGATTTCTTTTCCCATCCCCGAGATGAAAGATATCCAAAACGGTAAATTTCAACCGATTACCATAAACGGAAACTCCTATATGCTGTACGAAAGAGCGCTTGGGCTTAACGATCATACCATCGTTGGGCTGCTTCAGCTGGCTGCGGATACGAACGCTGAAGACCGGCTGATGAAGCAGATGCGGACCGTCATCTTATTCGGCTCGCTGTTTACGATTGTGATCGCCAGTTCGCTAGGACTGTTCCTGGCCCGCAAGTCGATGGCGCCGATCGGGAAGGTGATCGAAGCCGCAAACGGGATTCAGACGGGGAACGATTTGAGCGTACGGATCGACTACGACGGACCGAACGACGAAATCGGCCGCCTGATCGGCACCGTAAACCGCATGCTTGAACGTACCGAGGGATTTTATAAGGAACTGGAGGAAGCTTATTCGGCGCAGCGGCGCTTCGTTTCCGACGCCTCCCATGAGCTGCGGACTCCGCTGACCACGATTCGCGGCAATGTCGACTTGCTGAAAAAGATGTGGAGCCAGGAAGCGGAAAAACACGATCCCGCCGAAGAAGAAAGGATACGTTCCTATTCCGTGGAGGCGGTCAGCGACATTTCCGCCGAATCGGAACGGATGAGCCGGCTGGTCAACGATATGCTGTCGCTGGCGCGCGCCGACGCCGGGCAAACGGTGGCCAAGGAACCGCTCATGCTGCAGCCGGTAGTGGAGGAGGTCGTTCGCCGCGCCCAATTTCTGCCGCGCAAGGCCGAATGGATTACCGGCAATCTGGATGCGCTGGCTGGCGCCGTTGTGGCGGGAAGCAAAGATTATTTGCAGCAGATGCTGTTTATTTTCATTGAAAATGCCTTCAAATATACCGAAAAGGGCAGCGTCACCATCGACGCTTTGCGCTCCGGGGACCAAATCGGCATCCGCATTGCCGATACGGGAATCGGCATGGACCGCAGCGAGGTCCCGCATATTTTCGAGCGCTTCTACCGCGCTGACCCTTCCCGCGGCGTGATCCAGGGCACGGGTCTTGGCCTGTCCATCGCCAAGTGGATCATCGACGAGCACGGCGGCTCGGTGGAGGTCATGACCAAGCTCGGACAAGGCACGACGTTCGTCATCTGGCTCCCTGCAAGCTTTAACGGCCTGCTGGAATAA
- a CDS encoding response regulator transcription factor, with translation MRSGILVIDDDEKITSMLRRGLAFEGYDVYTAHNGAEGLSMIMTADPDLIILDVMMPKVDGFEVCRRLREGGSTVPVLMLTAKDEVENRVKGLDIGADDYLVKPFALEELLARVRALLRRKESAGEAGGQRLIFEDIVMDLDSREVVRAGNRLELTAKEFELLHLFMQNPKRLLTRDLIMDKIWGYDYSGESNVLEVYIAMLRQKTEEHGGKRLIQTIRGAGYILRGDA, from the coding sequence GTGCGATCGGGAATATTGGTTATTGATGATGACGAAAAAATCACGTCCATGCTGCGGCGCGGCCTGGCGTTTGAGGGATATGACGTATATACGGCGCATAACGGGGCGGAAGGGCTGTCCATGATCATGACGGCCGACCCCGACCTGATCATTCTGGACGTGATGATGCCGAAGGTCGACGGCTTTGAAGTATGCCGCAGGCTGCGCGAAGGAGGCAGTACGGTCCCCGTGCTGATGCTGACCGCCAAGGATGAGGTCGAGAATCGGGTGAAGGGGCTCGATATCGGCGCGGACGATTACCTGGTCAAGCCGTTTGCTCTGGAGGAGCTGCTGGCCCGGGTGCGGGCGCTGCTTAGGCGCAAGGAAAGCGCCGGGGAGGCTGGCGGTCAGCGGCTGATTTTTGAGGATATCGTCATGGATCTAGATTCCCGCGAAGTGGTGCGGGCTGGGAATCGGTTGGAGTTAACGGCCAAAGAGTTCGAACTGCTTCACCTGTTCATGCAAAATCCGAAACGGCTGCTGACCCGGGACTTAATTATGGATAAAATCTGGGGATACGATTACAGCGGGGAATCCAATGTGCTGGAGGTATATATCGCCATGCTGCGCCAAAAAACGGAGGAACATGGCGGCAAGCGGCTTATCCAAACGATCCGCGGCGCCGGCTACATTTTGAGAGGAGACGCTTAA
- a CDS encoding S1C family serine protease, which translates to MDDQKNKPGQNFGDNPGDKPQESPESGSSYYYSYGPFQSYGKNNEGSGEDRFYERRQPEEVEITRPEPVKPLPMYDYRSSAQASGGSNGDGGRGVPTLKSAGNWQYSKPPKKQSFRSVIAGVLAGMLIVTGAMVFADRENLFTSNQAAATTTAPASGTTTEGSGNGSAGKAANVVYPVTSSGDVTSVVNQAGPAVVKIETLTDSSKQSSNSNPYSNDPFYRYFFGDSFGSGRGNSSNGGSSSGAGQLVPTGIGSGFIFDKTGYILTNEHVIHGADVVQVTVQGTDKPYEAKVLGSSYDLDLAVLKIDGTSNFPSIPLGDSNSTQVGEWLVAIGNPQGFDHTVTAGVLSAKERGPITIPGENGEKDREYEHLLQTDASINPGNSGGPLLNLNGEVIGINVAVSTDSQGIGFAIPSSTIKEVLDKLKNNEEIPAKPEPFIGATLMTMTDEVAKQMGTDVKEGSIVTDVVFKSPAYTADLRPYDIIVGANGTKFATKEKLIEFIQKQKVGAKVTMNVVRDGKNVDLQVTIGDKNNYPNVE; encoded by the coding sequence CTTCATATTATTACTCTTACGGACCATTTCAATCCTATGGAAAAAACAACGAAGGATCCGGAGAGGACCGCTTCTATGAGCGCCGTCAGCCGGAGGAAGTGGAAATCACCCGGCCGGAGCCGGTGAAGCCGCTTCCGATGTATGACTACCGCTCTTCGGCGCAGGCGTCCGGCGGTTCGAACGGGGACGGCGGCCGCGGCGTGCCGACCCTTAAAAGCGCGGGCAACTGGCAGTACAGCAAGCCGCCGAAGAAACAATCGTTCCGTTCCGTGATCGCGGGCGTTCTGGCCGGGATGCTGATCGTAACCGGAGCCATGGTGTTCGCCGATCGCGAAAACCTGTTTACATCAAACCAAGCGGCGGCGACAACGACCGCCCCTGCGTCCGGCACAACGACGGAAGGAAGCGGCAACGGTTCAGCGGGCAAGGCGGCGAACGTAGTGTATCCGGTCACGAGTTCGGGAGACGTAACCAGCGTTGTTAATCAAGCTGGCCCGGCTGTGGTCAAAATTGAAACGCTGACGGATTCGAGCAAGCAAAGCAGCAATTCGAATCCTTACAGCAATGATCCGTTTTACCGCTACTTCTTCGGCGATTCCTTCGGTTCGGGCAGGGGGAACAGCAGTAATGGCGGCTCTTCTTCCGGGGCGGGCCAACTGGTACCGACCGGAATTGGTTCCGGGTTTATTTTCGATAAAACGGGCTACATTCTGACAAACGAGCATGTCATTCACGGTGCGGATGTGGTCCAAGTCACTGTGCAGGGCACGGACAAACCGTACGAAGCGAAAGTGCTCGGCTCCAGCTACGACCTTGATTTGGCCGTGCTGAAAATCGATGGAACCAGCAATTTTCCGTCGATTCCGCTGGGCGATTCCAACAGTACGCAGGTCGGCGAATGGCTGGTGGCCATCGGCAACCCGCAGGGCTTTGACCATACCGTTACGGCAGGGGTTCTGAGCGCGAAGGAACGCGGGCCCATCACCATCCCTGGCGAAAACGGCGAAAAGGACCGGGAGTACGAGCATTTGCTGCAAACCGACGCCTCGATTAACCCGGGGAACTCCGGCGGTCCGCTGCTCAACCTGAACGGGGAAGTGATCGGCATTAACGTCGCCGTCAGCACCGATTCCCAAGGTATCGGCTTTGCGATTCCGAGCAGCACGATCAAAGAAGTGCTGGACAAATTGAAAAACAACGAGGAAATTCCGGCTAAACCGGAACCGTTCATCGGAGCCACGCTGATGACAATGACCGATGAAGTTGCAAAACAGATGGGCACCGATGTAAAGGAAGGCTCGATCGTGACCGATGTCGTTTTCAAATCTCCTGCTTACACGGCCGACCTGCGCCCGTATGATATCATCGTCGGGGCAAATGGAACTAAATTCGCCACGAAGGAAAAACTGATCGAATTTATCCAGAAGCAGAAGGTTGGCGCCAAAGTGACCATGAACGTCGTACGCGACGGAAAAAATGTCGATCTTCAAGTCACGATCGGCGACAAAAACAATTACCCGAACGTGGAGTAA